A single genomic interval of uncultured Pseudodesulfovibrio sp. harbors:
- the ychF gene encoding redox-regulated ATPase YchF — MSLSIGIVGLPNVGKSTLFNALTKAQNAESANYAFCTIEPNKAVVPVPDPRIEVLADIVKPQRVQHSTVDFVDIAGLVAGASKGEGLGNKFLGNIRETQAILHVVRCFDNDDVIHVANSIDPLRDIDVIETELILADVQVLENRIERMEKQLKGDKTLAPKIEAGKALLAHMNEGQPASTFTEELKGLDEILSELRLITAKNVIYCANVDEDGLVEDNDYVKKVRALAEERGAEFVKISARMEEELVGLEDEEYNEFLESYGITESGLHQIIRTGFHSLGLISYFTAGVKEVRAWTIHQGDKAPQAAGVIHTDFERGFIRAEIVAYDQYVEHGSESKCRSEGVLRVEGKDYVMQDGDVTHFLFNV; from the coding sequence ATGTCACTCAGTATAGGTATCGTCGGCCTGCCCAATGTCGGCAAGTCCACGCTTTTCAACGCACTTACCAAGGCCCAGAATGCCGAAAGCGCCAACTACGCTTTCTGCACCATTGAACCCAACAAGGCCGTTGTGCCGGTCCCTGACCCGCGCATCGAAGTGCTTGCCGACATCGTCAAGCCGCAGCGAGTGCAGCATTCCACTGTCGATTTCGTGGATATCGCCGGACTCGTCGCCGGAGCCAGCAAGGGTGAAGGACTCGGCAACAAGTTCCTCGGCAACATCCGTGAAACGCAGGCTATCCTTCACGTCGTCCGCTGTTTCGACAACGATGACGTCATTCACGTTGCCAACTCCATCGACCCGCTGCGCGACATCGACGTTATCGAGACCGAACTCATTCTCGCTGATGTGCAGGTGCTTGAAAACCGCATCGAGCGTATGGAAAAGCAGCTCAAGGGCGACAAGACGCTCGCTCCGAAGATCGAAGCGGGCAAGGCGCTGCTCGCGCACATGAATGAAGGGCAGCCCGCCTCCACTTTCACCGAGGAACTCAAGGGACTCGACGAAATTCTTTCCGAACTTCGCCTCATCACCGCCAAGAACGTCATCTACTGTGCAAACGTCGATGAAGACGGGCTTGTCGAGGACAATGACTACGTGAAGAAGGTCCGCGCCCTTGCCGAAGAACGCGGTGCCGAGTTCGTCAAGATTTCCGCCCGCATGGAAGAAGAACTCGTCGGCCTCGAAGACGAGGAATACAACGAATTCCTTGAATCCTACGGCATCACCGAATCCGGTCTGCACCAGATCATTCGCACCGGGTTCCATTCCCTCGGCCTCATCAGCTACTTCACCGCAGGCGTCAAGGAAGTCCGCGCTTGGACCATTCATCAGGGTGACAAGGCCCCGCAGGCCGCTGGCGTCATCCACACCGATTTTGAACGCGGCTTCATCCGCGCGGAAATCGTGGCCTACGACCAGTACGTCGAGCACGGCTCCGAATCCAAGTGCCGAAGCGAAGGCGTGCTGCGCGTCGAAGGAAAAGACTACGTCATGCAGGACGGCGATGTGACGCACTTCCTGTTTAACGTTTAA
- the purM gene encoding phosphoribosylformylglycinamidine cyclo-ligase produces the protein MSESAKRSQAYTDAGVDIEAGNLFVSRIKDMVKSTFTPGVATDIGGFGGLFKPEIKGMEAPMLVAGADGVGTKLKLAFMFDKHDTVGIDLVAMSVNDVLVQGAAPLFFLDYFATGKLESGVAEQVVSGVCEGCRQSDCALLGGETAEMPGFYPDGEYDLSGFAVGLADTPKLVNGASIAPGDVMIGLGSSGAHSNGYSLIRKLFDQSGLKADETFPGSDKPVADVLIQPTKIYVKPVLELMKDIDIKGMVHVTGGGFYDNVPRILPEGTAATVEFGSWPMLPIFDWLKAEGNLSWPEMLQIFNCGIGYILICDADSADKALEMLEARDDVDAYRIGEIAARKDGAEQVEVVFP, from the coding sequence ATGAGCGAGAGCGCAAAACGTTCCCAAGCCTACACCGATGCCGGTGTTGACATCGAGGCGGGCAATCTGTTCGTCAGCCGCATCAAGGACATGGTGAAGTCCACCTTCACCCCCGGCGTTGCCACCGATATCGGCGGCTTCGGCGGTTTGTTCAAACCGGAAATCAAAGGCATGGAAGCCCCCATGCTTGTGGCAGGCGCAGACGGCGTCGGCACCAAGCTGAAGCTGGCCTTCATGTTCGACAAGCATGACACCGTGGGCATCGACCTCGTTGCCATGTCCGTCAACGACGTGCTCGTCCAGGGCGCGGCACCACTCTTTTTTCTCGATTACTTCGCCACCGGCAAACTGGAGTCCGGCGTGGCCGAGCAGGTCGTCTCCGGCGTCTGCGAAGGCTGCCGCCAGTCCGACTGTGCCCTGCTGGGCGGCGAAACCGCCGAAATGCCGGGATTCTATCCCGACGGCGAATACGACCTCTCCGGCTTTGCCGTAGGTCTTGCCGACACCCCCAAGCTCGTCAACGGCGCGTCCATCGCCCCCGGTGACGTCATGATCGGCCTCGGTTCATCCGGCGCACATTCCAACGGCTATTCCCTGATCCGCAAGCTGTTCGATCAGTCCGGACTCAAGGCGGACGAGACCTTCCCCGGCTCTGACAAGCCCGTGGCGGACGTGCTCATCCAGCCGACCAAAATCTACGTGAAGCCCGTGCTCGAACTGATGAAGGACATCGACATCAAGGGCATGGTCCACGTCACCGGCGGCGGCTTCTACGACAACGTGCCGCGCATCCTGCCCGAAGGCACCGCAGCCACCGTGGAATTCGGCTCATGGCCCATGCTGCCGATCTTCGACTGGCTCAAGGCCGAAGGAAACCTCTCGTGGCCTGAAATGCTCCAGATATTCAACTGTGGCATCGGCTACATCCTCATCTGTGATGCCGACAGCGCAGACAAGGCCCTTGAAATGCTCGAAGCACGCGATGATGTCGACGCCTACCGCATCGGTGAAATCGCCGCCCGCAAAGACGGCGCCGAACAGGTTGAGGTGGTTTTTCCTTAA
- a CDS encoding radical SAM protein encodes MFEARLWKSLKNESVQCRLCNHFCAIKPGERGRCGVRQNIDGTLYALNYGKIAALNLDPVEKKPLYHFQPGTRTYSLATMGCNLRCAFCQNWTLSQTPAEEGRIEGRDVTPQELVDEAVRVKAASISYTYSEPTIFFELMQDTARLAKRGDCRTSWCPTVS; translated from the coding sequence ATGTTTGAAGCTCGGCTTTGGAAATCTCTGAAAAACGAATCGGTGCAGTGCCGGCTCTGCAATCATTTTTGCGCGATCAAACCGGGGGAGCGCGGCCGGTGCGGTGTGCGGCAGAATATCGACGGCACATTGTATGCGCTCAACTACGGGAAGATCGCGGCGCTCAATCTCGACCCGGTGGAGAAGAAGCCGCTGTATCATTTCCAGCCCGGTACGCGGACGTATTCGCTGGCTACCATGGGATGCAATCTGCGATGCGCCTTCTGCCAGAACTGGACGTTGTCCCAGACTCCGGCAGAGGAGGGGCGTATCGAGGGCCGGGATGTCACCCCGCAGGAACTCGTTGACGAAGCGGTCCGGGTCAAGGCCGCGAGCATTTCCTATACCTATTCCGAACCGACGATTTTCTTTGAATTGATGCAGGACACGGCGCGGCTCGCCAAGCGCGGGGATTGTCGAACATCATGGTGTCCAACGGTTTCATGA
- a CDS encoding CBS domain-containing protein codes for MQIVTTHVGTDFDALASVVACTFLYPGAVGVLPRMVNPEVKQFLAIHANILRVKPRKGFDLDEVTSLIVVDANNWKRLDKMDALSGRDDVEVICWDHHMEGVTIESGETHREEVGAAVTLLLEEMQKRDTAISPMHATLFLLGIYSDTGCLRYPSVTSRDAAMVSYLIENGADLNVVSAYLDDSMDDAHTEVFGRILEESEVVRIGNIRAGICALQIKSGLTSLAPLVEKYRAFKGIDAAFGVFQADSQKCMVIGRGKPQFIDIGRIMRALGGGGHLGAGSAIIREAGPDEAVEQVKSLIARGCHETSEVKAIMSPPDLFVVDAGATMAQAACQLADNNISGLLVCQDDVLLGGLSMPDCTKAKKSGRSDVPVKGYVTRKIPKLDPTACCRDAISLMADAKEGILAVVEGDELVGVVTQTDLLFQVYEF; via the coding sequence ATGCAGATCGTCACAACTCATGTCGGGACTGATTTTGATGCGCTGGCCTCGGTGGTCGCCTGTACGTTTCTGTATCCCGGGGCGGTGGGGGTGCTTCCCCGTATGGTGAACCCGGAGGTGAAGCAGTTTCTGGCGATTCACGCCAACATTTTGCGGGTCAAGCCGCGCAAGGGGTTTGATTTGGACGAGGTGACGTCCCTGATCGTGGTTGATGCCAACAACTGGAAGCGGCTGGACAAGATGGATGCGCTTTCCGGAAGGGACGATGTCGAGGTGATCTGCTGGGATCATCACATGGAGGGTGTCACCATTGAAAGCGGTGAAACCCATCGTGAGGAAGTCGGCGCGGCCGTGACCCTGCTTCTGGAGGAGATGCAGAAGCGGGACACCGCGATTTCGCCCATGCACGCCACGTTGTTTTTGCTTGGCATTTATTCGGATACAGGGTGCCTGCGGTATCCGTCCGTCACGAGCCGGGACGCCGCCATGGTGAGCTATCTCATTGAAAACGGTGCCGACCTGAACGTGGTTTCCGCCTATCTCGACGACTCCATGGACGACGCACATACTGAGGTATTCGGAAGGATTCTCGAAGAATCCGAAGTCGTCAGAATCGGCAACATCCGTGCCGGGATATGTGCCCTGCAAATCAAGAGCGGGCTGACCTCCCTTGCTCCGCTCGTGGAGAAATACAGGGCATTCAAGGGCATCGATGCGGCCTTCGGTGTGTTTCAGGCGGATTCGCAGAAGTGCATGGTCATCGGGCGCGGCAAGCCGCAGTTCATCGATATCGGGCGCATCATGCGGGCACTGGGTGGCGGCGGTCATCTCGGAGCCGGGTCTGCCATCATCAGGGAAGCAGGGCCGGATGAAGCGGTTGAACAGGTGAAGTCGCTCATCGCCCGGGGCTGTCATGAAACGTCCGAGGTCAAGGCGATCATGTCCCCGCCGGACCTGTTTGTCGTTGATGCGGGGGCCACCATGGCCCAGGCTGCTTGCCAGCTTGCGGACAACAACATTTCCGGGCTTCTGGTCTGTCAGGATGACGTCCTGCTCGGCGGACTCTCAATGCCGGATTGCACCAAGGCAAAGAAAAGCGGCCGGTCGGATGTGCCGGTCAAAGGATACGTCACACGGAAAATCCCGAAGCTCGATCCTACGGCCTGTTGCCGCGATGCCATTTCCCTCATGGCGGATGCAAAGGAGGGGATTCTCGCGGTGGTCGAAGGCGACGAACTGGTCGGCGTGGTCACACAGACCGATCTGCTGTTTCAGGTGTACGAGTTTTAA
- a CDS encoding HD domain-containing protein encodes MSVIIRKSLLELIFSGAFMKRWNDKLRPMELVEVDKQAHKMIVAWLLFLLNSRDLDVARKRALGETIIEGGLFDYLYRLVITDIKPPVFYRIKENPDDYRTLTNWVVNELRPRILPLGDDFMHRLDEYLMQPEDKGLGRRILHAAHLYASYSEFKLLKSINKMDHELSEIEASFIDRLNDMRDIVGVSDLLDEDNTVLGKFARMCGRLRFQKRWSQTPRVPETSVLGHMFIVAAYSWFFSMEVGACRARAQNNFFAGLFHDLPELLTRDIISPVKAASQDIADLIHEYEIRELDRVVLAPLKEGGYTDVANRLEYFLGLEVGSEFKASANQDGTIIELTEEQLATTFNKDSLDPKDGPLLKVCDSLAAYIEAHTALRNGISSDQLHHALYRIRLRYNETPVIAGVQVSALLADFD; translated from the coding sequence ATGTCAGTCATCATCAGAAAAAGCCTGCTCGAACTCATTTTTTCCGGCGCATTCATGAAGCGGTGGAACGACAAACTCCGCCCCATGGAACTCGTCGAGGTCGACAAGCAGGCGCACAAGATGATCGTGGCGTGGCTTCTCTTCCTGCTCAATTCCCGGGACCTTGACGTAGCCCGCAAGCGCGCACTGGGCGAAACCATCATCGAAGGCGGCCTCTTCGACTACCTCTACCGGCTCGTCATCACCGACATAAAACCGCCCGTGTTCTACCGCATCAAGGAAAACCCGGACGATTACCGGACACTTACCAATTGGGTCGTGAACGAGCTGCGCCCCCGCATCCTGCCCCTTGGCGACGACTTCATGCACCGGCTCGACGAGTACCTCATGCAGCCCGAGGACAAGGGCCTCGGACGCCGCATCCTGCACGCCGCGCACCTCTATGCCTCCTACTCGGAATTCAAGCTTCTCAAATCCATCAACAAGATGGACCACGAACTTTCGGAGATCGAAGCCAGCTTCATCGACCGGCTCAACGACATGCGCGACATCGTCGGCGTTTCCGACCTCCTTGACGAGGACAACACCGTGCTCGGAAAATTCGCCCGCATGTGCGGACGCCTCCGCTTCCAGAAACGGTGGTCCCAGACGCCGCGCGTCCCCGAAACGTCCGTGCTCGGGCACATGTTCATCGTGGCGGCATACTCGTGGTTCTTCAGCATGGAGGTCGGGGCCTGCCGTGCCCGCGCCCAGAACAATTTCTTTGCAGGACTTTTCCACGACCTGCCCGAACTCCTGACCCGCGACATCATCTCACCGGTCAAGGCTGCGTCACAGGACATAGCCGATCTCATCCACGAATATGAAATCCGCGAACTCGACCGCGTGGTCCTCGCCCCCCTCAAGGAAGGCGGGTATACCGACGTGGCCAACCGGCTCGAATATTTCCTCGGCCTTGAAGTCGGCAGTGAATTCAAGGCGTCCGCCAATCAGGACGGCACCATTATCGAACTCACCGAGGAGCAACTCGCCACCACCTTCAACAAGGACAGCCTCGATCCCAAGGACGGGCCGCTGCTCAAGGTCTGCGATTCGCTCGCCGCCTACATCGAGGCACACACCGCCCTGCGAAACGGCATTTCCTCGGACCAGCTCCACCACGCCCTGTACCGAATCCGGCTCAGGTACAATGAAACGCCCGTCATCGCAGGCGTACAGGTCAGCGCGCTGCTGGCTGATTTCGATTAA
- the cbiM gene encoding cobalt transporter CbiM, with the protein MHISEGVLSAPVLIGGAGLAAVGTAMGLKKIDYDQVMTVAILSAAFFIASLVHVPIGPANAHLVLNGLLGVILGWAAFPSILVALALQAVLFQFGGLTVLGLNTFTMAAPAVFCFYVFRPLLIKGNGSRFAAAFGCGFCAVLLSTILTAGALSFSGEAFENAAKALFIAHLPIMVIEGVITGFAYTFLAKVKPEALAVSSS; encoded by the coding sequence ATGCATATTTCAGAAGGTGTCCTCTCCGCTCCTGTTTTGATCGGTGGGGCAGGCCTTGCGGCCGTCGGAACGGCAATGGGGCTGAAGAAGATTGATTACGATCAGGTCATGACGGTGGCGATTCTGTCGGCAGCGTTTTTTATTGCTTCACTGGTTCACGTGCCCATCGGTCCGGCGAACGCGCATCTGGTGCTGAACGGTCTGCTCGGTGTGATTCTCGGATGGGCCGCGTTCCCGTCGATCCTTGTTGCGCTGGCGTTGCAGGCCGTGCTGTTTCAGTTCGGCGGCCTGACCGTGCTGGGTTTGAATACATTCACCATGGCCGCACCTGCGGTATTCTGTTTTTACGTGTTCCGTCCTCTGTTGATCAAGGGCAACGGCAGTCGGTTTGCCGCTGCATTCGGATGTGGGTTCTGCGCCGTACTGCTGAGCACCATCCTGACGGCGGGGGCGTTGTCTTTTTCCGGTGAAGCATTCGAAAATGCGGCAAAGGCGCTGTTTATCGCCCATCTTCCCATCATGGTGATCGAAGGCGTCATCACCGGATTCGCATATACATTTCTCGCAAAGGTCAAGCCCGAAGCGCTGGCCGTATCTTCAAGTTAG